One part of the Parabacteroides distasonis ATCC 8503 genome encodes these proteins:
- a CDS encoding DNA topoisomerase 3, producing the protein MKVCIAEKPSVAREIAEVLGATQRMNGYIEGNGYQVTWTFGHLCTLKEPHEYAENWKRWSLGSLPMIPPRFGIKLIENPTYEQQFKVIESLMQNAEMVINCGDAGQEGELIQRWVMQKAGCKCPVYRLWISSLTEEAIREGFQKLKEQTEFNKLYEAGLSRAIGDWLLGMNATRLYTLRYGQNRQVLSIGRVQTPTLALIVNRQAEIDNFKPEPYWELKTIYRNTTFSATKGKFTKKEEGEAFLEKVKEQDFTVTSITEKKGKEFAPRLFDLTSLQVECNKKFAFTADDTLKLIQSLYEKKVTTYPRVDTTFLSDDIYPKVPNTLKGLVDYTELTAPLMNQKLPKSKKVFDNSKVTDHHAIIPTGVPARNLTDTERKVYDLVARRFIAAFYPDCEISTTTVLGQVDKVEFKVTGKQILKPGWRVVFGAEQKDPEAEPTEEEGVLPDFVKGESGPHKPILKETWTQPPKPYTEATLLRAMETAGKLVDNDELRDALKENGIGRPSTRAAIIETLFKRNYIRKERKNLYPTATGAELIGTIHEELLKSAELTGLWEKKLRQIERGTYEARTFLDELKQMVNEVVINVLSDQTRRTITIEDTSKAAKETPKDEPKEKKEKKPRKPRAKKEKAEATPELELPSTDKPVCPICHKGSILRGKTAYGCSEYKNGCTFRLDYATYGNNLTDEELGTVISKLKSI; encoded by the coding sequence ATGAAAGTTTGTATCGCCGAAAAGCCGAGTGTGGCCCGGGAAATCGCGGAAGTATTAGGGGCAACCCAACGAATGAATGGGTATATCGAAGGAAACGGATATCAGGTAACTTGGACATTCGGGCATTTGTGTACCCTGAAAGAACCGCATGAATACGCGGAGAACTGGAAACGCTGGAGTCTGGGGTCACTACCTATGATCCCTCCCCGGTTCGGTATCAAACTAATCGAGAATCCTACGTATGAGCAACAATTCAAGGTAATCGAGAGCCTGATGCAAAATGCCGAGATGGTCATTAACTGCGGTGATGCCGGCCAAGAGGGAGAGCTGATCCAACGCTGGGTCATGCAAAAGGCAGGTTGTAAATGCCCGGTCTACCGCCTTTGGATCTCCTCGCTTACGGAGGAGGCGATTCGGGAAGGTTTCCAAAAACTAAAAGAACAGACGGAATTCAATAAGTTATATGAGGCCGGGCTATCCCGTGCCATCGGTGACTGGTTGCTGGGGATGAACGCCACCCGCCTTTATACCTTGCGCTACGGGCAGAACCGGCAGGTATTATCGATCGGCCGTGTGCAAACCCCGACGCTCGCCTTGATCGTAAACCGGCAAGCCGAGATCGACAATTTCAAACCGGAACCCTATTGGGAATTAAAGACCATTTACAGGAATACGACTTTCTCCGCCACGAAAGGTAAGTTCACGAAGAAAGAGGAAGGTGAGGCTTTTCTGGAGAAGGTAAAGGAACAGGATTTTACCGTTACCAGTATCACCGAGAAGAAAGGGAAGGAATTCGCCCCTCGCCTATTCGACTTGACCTCGTTGCAGGTGGAATGTAATAAGAAATTCGCGTTTACGGCGGACGATACCCTAAAGCTGATCCAATCGCTCTACGAGAAGAAGGTGACAACCTACCCGCGTGTCGACACGACTTTCCTTAGTGATGATATTTATCCGAAAGTTCCCAATACCTTGAAAGGGCTGGTGGATTATACGGAGCTTACCGCTCCTTTGATGAATCAGAAATTGCCGAAGAGCAAGAAAGTGTTTGATAACTCGAAGGTTACCGATCACCATGCGATCATCCCTACCGGAGTCCCCGCCCGCAATCTTACGGATACGGAACGGAAGGTGTACGATTTGGTAGCCCGTCGTTTTATCGCCGCCTTTTATCCGGATTGCGAGATATCGACCACTACGGTCTTGGGTCAAGTGGATAAGGTGGAATTCAAGGTAACCGGAAAGCAAATCCTCAAACCGGGTTGGCGTGTCGTATTCGGAGCCGAGCAGAAAGATCCGGAGGCTGAACCTACCGAGGAAGAAGGCGTATTACCCGATTTCGTGAAAGGAGAAAGCGGCCCGCATAAACCGATCTTGAAAGAGACTTGGACCCAGCCTCCGAAACCTTATACAGAAGCTACTTTATTGCGGGCGATGGAAACCGCCGGTAAATTAGTGGATAATGACGAGCTGCGGGATGCCTTAAAGGAAAACGGCATCGGCCGTCCTTCTACCCGTGCGGCGATCATCGAGACTTTATTTAAGCGTAATTATATACGAAAGGAACGTAAGAATCTTTATCCCACCGCTACCGGCGCGGAATTGATCGGCACGATCCATGAGGAACTGCTGAAAAGCGCAGAGTTGACGGGGCTTTGGGAAAAGAAACTACGCCAGATTGAACGAGGGACTTATGAGGCCCGTACTTTTCTGGATGAGTTGAAGCAGATGGTAAACGAGGTCGTCATAAACGTCCTTTCCGACCAAACCCGGCGAACGATTACGATTGAGGATACGTCTAAAGCAGCTAAAGAAACTCCCAAAGACGAACCCAAGGAGAAAAAGGAAAAGAAACCTCGTAAGCCTCGTGCCAAGAAAGAGAAAGCAGAGGCTACTCCCGAATTGGAGCTTCCATCAACGGATAAGCCCGTTTGCCCCATCTGTCACAAAGGCTCTATCCTCCGGGGCAAAACCGCTTATGGCTGCTCTGAATACAAGAATGGATGTACGTTCCGCTTGGATTACGCTACGTATGGAAATAATTTAACGGATGAGGAGTTAGGTACGGTTATCAGTAAATTAAAGTCTATTTAA
- a CDS encoding NUDIX hydrolase: MRTEWFPLVNEEGETIGKATRKECHSGSKLLHPVIHLHIFNKDGDLYLQKRSMNKDIQPGKWDTAVGGHIDYGESVEEALRREVREELGITDFTPVFIKRYIFESSIEKELVNSFRTTYDGPITPDPEELDGGRFWPIEEIKENLGKGAFTPNFEKEFTAIFL; this comes from the coding sequence ATGAGAACAGAATGGTTTCCTCTGGTAAACGAGGAGGGTGAGACGATCGGAAAGGCTACTCGCAAGGAATGTCATAGCGGAAGTAAGTTGCTACATCCCGTAATCCATTTACATATCTTTAATAAGGATGGAGATCTATATCTCCAAAAACGTTCCATGAACAAGGATATACAACCGGGAAAGTGGGACACGGCCGTAGGTGGGCATATTGATTATGGAGAAAGCGTGGAAGAGGCCCTGCGCCGTGAGGTTCGTGAGGAATTGGGCATTACTGATTTTACGCCTGTCTTCATCAAACGTTATATATTCGAGTCTTCCATAGAGAAGGAATTGGTAAACAGCTTCCGGACCACTTACGATGGCCCCATCACCCCCGATCCCGAGGAACTGGACGGAGGACGTTTCTGGCCGATCGAGGAGATCAAAGAGAATCTGGGGAAAGGCGCATTCACCCCGAATTTCGAAAAGGAATTCACCGCTATTTTCCTATAG
- a CDS encoding DUF1080 domain-containing protein — MKIKLMIAAVIACLVFTGFTKENVSDTVDHNAWKTTGVVVIQNDVLTLAGSNARALLNDGKGYTNFELDMDVRTTTGGKGYIGIHTDATDRKGYRIALNNDREDPVWWRMTGSLVSVRNLTKSFVKENEWFKMNIRVEGRLIRVRINGETVVEYIEPSKPFRLKENAKALLSQGTISLVGTGRGNLQFKNISLEAFSAKGIDIPAQWANAVDEQTDEIIRLHQEDFPVLDYHVHLKGGLTKEVAARQSRQTGVNYGLAINCGIGFSITNDTELYNYLDTMRTQPFILAMQAEGREWVTTFSEAARNSFDYVFTDAMTFLDHKGRRTHLWVNKEVIIDDEQAYMDMMLDRICSVLEEPVDMYVNSCFLPDAMSDRYDMFWTEERIDRFVNALAKSGKALEINELYHIPNKAIIQKAKAAGVKFTFGSNNITPEVGTLDYCIRMKKECGLTAQDMYKPHINI, encoded by the coding sequence ATGAAGATTAAATTAATGATCGCTGCCGTGATTGCCTGTTTGGTGTTCACGGGATTTACGAAAGAGAACGTATCCGATACGGTCGATCACAACGCATGGAAGACAACCGGCGTCGTAGTCATACAAAATGATGTCCTTACGTTGGCCGGTTCCAACGCCCGTGCCTTGTTGAACGATGGCAAAGGCTATACGAACTTCGAGTTAGATATGGATGTACGTACCACGACCGGTGGCAAAGGTTATATTGGTATCCATACAGACGCTACGGATCGTAAAGGATACCGTATCGCCTTGAACAACGATCGGGAAGATCCGGTTTGGTGGCGGATGACGGGTAGCTTGGTGTCGGTCCGGAACCTGACGAAGAGTTTCGTGAAAGAGAACGAATGGTTCAAGATGAATATCCGGGTAGAAGGACGGCTTATCCGGGTGCGGATTAATGGTGAGACTGTCGTAGAATATATAGAGCCTTCCAAACCTTTCCGTTTGAAGGAGAACGCTAAAGCATTGTTATCCCAAGGTACTATCTCGCTGGTAGGTACGGGACGTGGAAATCTTCAGTTTAAGAATATCTCGTTAGAGGCGTTCAGCGCGAAAGGAATAGACATTCCCGCTCAATGGGCGAATGCCGTGGATGAGCAGACGGACGAGATTATTCGTTTGCACCAAGAGGACTTCCCCGTGCTTGATTATCATGTTCATTTAAAAGGTGGATTGACGAAGGAAGTAGCCGCACGGCAGTCACGCCAGACGGGTGTTAATTATGGCTTGGCTATCAATTGTGGCATCGGCTTCTCGATCACGAACGATACGGAGTTGTATAATTATCTGGATACCATGCGTACCCAACCCTTTATCTTGGCTATGCAAGCGGAAGGACGTGAGTGGGTAACAACCTTTTCGGAGGCGGCCCGCAACAGCTTTGACTATGTGTTTACCGATGCCATGACGTTTCTGGATCATAAGGGGCGGCGTACGCACCTATGGGTAAACAAGGAAGTGATTATCGATGATGAGCAAGCATATATGGATATGATGTTGGACCGTATCTGTTCTGTCTTGGAAGAGCCGGTCGATATGTACGTGAATTCCTGTTTCCTTCCCGATGCGATGAGTGACCGATATGATATGTTTTGGACAGAAGAGCGTATCGACCGTTTCGTGAATGCCTTGGCAAAAAGTGGAAAGGCTTTGGAGATAAACGAGCTTTATCATATTCCGAATAAAGCGATCATTCAGAAAGCGAAAGCCGCGGGTGTAAAGTTCACGTTCGGTTCCAACAATATCACGCCGGAGGTAGGAACGCTCGATTATTGTATCCGTATGAAAAAGGAATGCGGTTTGACAGCGCAAGATATGTATAAACCACACATTAATATATAA